One segment of Mariprofundus sp. NF DNA contains the following:
- a CDS encoding ATP-binding protein, with translation MSRLRLIFSFRRLVHSFAYFGATLAAIAVFVLVLMLAESAVYLVTGLPVSVWAMVIAAIAAAFGFAPLVQSMQRALDRLFFRHQLDMLAAIRQLGAGDLAQLPLQDIESALLERIYNVSHRRYVALDERNRPDGEWYAFPANAPMIDEQAHDGRHETYDLCLELPDATGEAYLWLGPRLDSWPMDSEERASLESLAKFAAMSLEHARLTHQQAEAARLDSLSRVTKQLHSHDLKNRLHDLSFLAHHLGSGKLDEEDVARMLTAIKKVTGRMQTLMQRMNDPNAPVDLTITPIDLVALLQRSVRDRLWPESITITDNYQLLPAVAGDNDQLQGVFENLYDNGVQSMQRQGRIHIETRLVKNSANEEMAEVRISDQGCGMTPEFLKNRLFRLFATSKSNGLGVGLYLSRRIVTAHGGMITAQSEGVGKGSTFIVQLPLWQDKHG, from the coding sequence ATGTCACGTTTGCGCCTGATTTTCAGCTTCAGGCGGCTGGTGCACTCATTCGCCTATTTCGGCGCCACACTGGCGGCGATAGCTGTCTTCGTGCTGGTGCTGATGCTGGCCGAATCGGCTGTCTATCTGGTCACCGGCCTGCCTGTCTCGGTCTGGGCAATGGTGATCGCGGCGATTGCTGCGGCTTTCGGTTTTGCACCGCTGGTGCAGTCGATGCAGCGAGCGCTGGATCGACTCTTTTTCCGTCATCAACTTGATATGCTGGCAGCCATTCGTCAGCTGGGCGCCGGAGACCTTGCCCAGTTGCCGCTTCAGGATATTGAATCGGCACTGCTGGAGCGGATCTATAATGTGAGCCATCGCCGTTATGTGGCATTGGATGAGCGTAACAGACCCGACGGCGAGTGGTACGCTTTTCCTGCCAATGCGCCGATGATTGATGAGCAAGCCCATGATGGCCGGCATGAAACCTATGATCTCTGCCTTGAACTGCCTGATGCTACCGGTGAGGCCTACCTCTGGCTGGGACCCCGTCTGGATAGCTGGCCAATGGATAGTGAGGAGAGAGCCAGTCTTGAGTCACTGGCCAAGTTTGCAGCCATGAGTCTGGAGCATGCCCGCCTGACCCATCAGCAGGCTGAGGCAGCAAGGCTTGACTCACTCTCGCGTGTCACCAAACAGCTGCACTCCCACGATCTGAAAAATCGTCTGCACGATCTCTCGTTTCTTGCTCACCATCTGGGCTCCGGCAAGCTCGATGAGGAGGATGTGGCGCGCATGCTGACGGCGATTAAAAAGGTGACCGGCAGAATGCAGACGCTGATGCAGCGTATGAATGATCCCAATGCGCCCGTTGATCTCACCATAACACCGATCGATCTTGTCGCGCTGCTGCAACGCAGTGTGCGGGATCGCCTCTGGCCTGAATCGATCACCATAACAGATAACTACCAGCTGCTGCCTGCCGTCGCAGGCGACAACGACCAGCTGCAGGGCGTGTTTGAGAACCTCTATGATAACGGCGTGCAGTCAATGCAGCGTCAGGGTCGGATTCATATAGAGACCCGTCTTGTGAAAAACAGCGCCAATGAAGAGATGGCTGAAGTGCGGATCAGTGATCAGGGCTGCGGCATGACGCCTGAGTTCCTGAAAAACCGACTTTTCAGACTGTTTGCCACCAGCAAGAGTAATGGCTTGGGTGTTGGCCTCTACCTCTCACGCCGGATTGTCACTGCCCATGGCGGAATGATTACGGCACAAAGTGAGGGAGTGGGCAAAGGTTCCACCTTCATCGTGCAGCTGCCCCTATGGCAGGATAAGCATGGTTAA
- a CDS encoding sigma-54 dependent transcriptional regulator, whose protein sequence is MKQTVLVVDDNDINRLNLKLLLKESYQILEAGDLEGADQMLSGNRVDLVVLDLALPPEPDNPEIGMGYLTRLREESPDTPVVVITGHDERAFALRAQELGALDFFGKPFDPDEVKSTIDRSMEISWKAMREQEMERALQSQVNTDLLGESEVMQQLRRLIEQVARAPSTVLICGETGTGKELIARKLHAASNRAEQPFIAINCASMSAEMLESELFGYEMGAFSGAGKRKLGWFERASGGTLFLDEVAGLPLPVQAKLLRVLESGEFSRLGGEAILYSDVRLICSTREDLERNVAEGLFRDDLYYRIHVVEIAVPPLRDHIDDLPELADAILLRKAAMCGKRMDGFSEDVLEQLSRYSWPGNVRELENVIERAVVLASDEVVAAIPSLAGPQFVSDDIDPLQLWLQQLPDSGIRAEKAVAEFERQLVEAALERNHHIKARAGRWLGFGDRAKDKMRYLCDKYDIEVQEGL, encoded by the coding sequence ATGAAACAAACGGTACTTGTCGTTGATGATAACGATATCAATCGGCTGAATTTGAAGCTGTTGCTGAAAGAGTCGTATCAGATTCTTGAGGCGGGTGATCTGGAGGGTGCAGATCAGATGTTATCCGGGAACCGGGTTGATCTGGTGGTGCTTGATCTGGCACTGCCACCGGAACCGGATAATCCTGAGATTGGCATGGGTTATCTGACGCGTCTGAGAGAGGAGAGTCCTGATACACCGGTCGTAGTCATCACCGGTCATGATGAGCGTGCTTTTGCACTACGGGCTCAGGAGCTGGGAGCACTGGATTTTTTTGGCAAACCGTTTGATCCGGATGAGGTAAAGAGCACCATTGATCGCAGCATGGAGATCAGCTGGAAGGCGATGCGTGAGCAGGAGATGGAGCGCGCCTTGCAGAGTCAGGTTAACACCGATCTGCTTGGTGAATCTGAAGTGATGCAGCAGCTCAGACGGTTGATTGAGCAGGTGGCCCGAGCTCCATCCACAGTATTGATCTGTGGCGAAACAGGAACAGGAAAAGAGCTGATTGCGCGAAAACTGCATGCAGCCAGCAACCGGGCGGAGCAGCCCTTTATTGCTATCAACTGTGCTTCGATGAGTGCGGAAATGCTGGAAAGTGAGCTGTTTGGCTATGAAATGGGTGCCTTTTCCGGAGCGGGAAAACGCAAGCTGGGATGGTTTGAGCGCGCCAGTGGTGGCACGCTGTTTCTCGATGAGGTTGCAGGCTTGCCTCTGCCGGTTCAGGCCAAGCTGTTGCGGGTTCTGGAGTCGGGCGAGTTTTCGCGCCTTGGTGGTGAGGCGATTCTCTATTCGGATGTGCGTCTGATCTGCTCTACCCGTGAAGACCTTGAGCGCAACGTGGCTGAAGGGCTGTTTCGCGATGATCTCTATTATCGTATTCATGTGGTTGAAATTGCAGTGCCGCCACTACGCGATCATATCGATGATCTTCCTGAACTGGCTGATGCGATTCTGCTGCGTAAGGCTGCGATGTGTGGCAAACGTATGGATGGTTTTTCAGAGGATGTGCTTGAACAGCTGTCGCGCTATAGCTGGCCGGGCAATGTCAGAGAGTTGGAGAATGTGATTGAACGCGCTGTTGTTCTCGCCTCTGATGAGGTGGTCGCAGCCATTCCGTCACTGGCCGGCCCGCAGTTTGTATCTGATGATATCGATCCCCTGCAGCTCTGGCTTCAGCAGTTGCCCGATAGTGGCATCCGTGCAGAGAAGGCGGTGGCAGAGTTTGAACGGCAGCTTGTTGAGGCAGCCTTAGAACGCAACCATCACATCAAAGCCAGAGCCGGTCGCTGGCTTGGATTCGGTGACCGCGCCAAGGATAAAATGCGCTATCTTTGTGATAAATATGATATTGAGGTGCAGGAGGGTTTATGA